From a region of the Leptospira kmetyi serovar Malaysia str. Bejo-Iso9 genome:
- a CDS encoding LA_0442/LA_0875 N-terminal domain-containing protein, translating into MPAEFFLKNRTASSFRSILILLVFFSVPLWSAQTILLKNGSSIKGDVTGQNEKTLTVRTENGVQTISKRSILKVIYKDVNEEEAKRIRQEEENKIREAKSAEEKKKIEEEAIVQKPEPKLSGTRSRWSLVWRSAVLPGWGHYKAERKKTAIVYGTLFWSGVIATAFASQQIGQKKSEYESSTLIAQASGNLLFGELVVSGKRAEYKKSIQDYQNVVAGTALIYLIQLTHSYFTGISWEQEEVAVTPDGSILKKGIQLDSMRETNPFNANSIGSVGWRAEARYNWFF; encoded by the coding sequence ATTCCGGCGGAGTTTTTTTTGAAGAACAGAACGGCTTCCTCATTTCGATCGATTCTCATCCTACTCGTTTTCTTTTCCGTTCCTCTTTGGAGCGCGCAAACCATTCTTCTGAAGAACGGATCTTCCATCAAAGGGGACGTCACCGGACAAAACGAAAAAACTCTCACCGTTCGAACCGAGAACGGTGTGCAGACGATTTCCAAAAGAAGCATTCTCAAGGTGATTTACAAAGACGTAAACGAAGAGGAAGCAAAGAGAATTCGCCAAGAGGAAGAAAACAAAATCCGGGAAGCGAAATCCGCGGAAGAAAAAAAGAAAATCGAAGAGGAAGCGATCGTCCAAAAGCCGGAACCGAAATTGTCCGGAACGAGAAGTCGCTGGAGCCTCGTTTGGAGATCCGCGGTTCTTCCGGGTTGGGGTCATTACAAAGCCGAACGAAAGAAAACCGCGATCGTTTACGGAACCTTATTTTGGAGCGGCGTGATCGCAACCGCGTTTGCCTCTCAACAAATCGGACAAAAAAAATCCGAATACGAAAGTTCCACTCTGATCGCTCAGGCTTCGGGCAATTTATTGTTCGGAGAATTGGTCGTAAGCGGCAAACGGGCCGAGTATAAAAAATCGATCCAAGACTATCAGAATGTCGTCGCGGGAACCGCTTTGATTTACCTGATTCAACTGACTCATTCTTACTTTACCGGAATTTCTTGGGAACAGGAGGAAGTCGCCGTAACTCCGGACGGTTCCATTCTCAAAAAAGGAATCCAACTGGATTCCATGAGGGAAACGAATCCGTTCAACGCAAACTCGATCGGCTCCGTCGGATGGAGAGCGGAAGCCCGTTACAACTGGTTTTTTTAA
- a CDS encoding LIC11996 family lipoprotein — protein MKRYYSILILLSLLNCYKFQESALDPTGTFSILRTFFSGSTGYTNFMMNQYGAFKGAGLDIYVSYVKRNFGADSPKNRIDLIIADSQTTTMIPTNVPMTGSQITSMVGYGYTAGNSTNKFAILFEVNDFGSYQYYYWVGSALPSSGSRMTFTPFTPPVAGVPIVGFGPFNVGAVEKLVFCQKLGASTPTCYNTNSDFTNLQTIAGPVPTSCTTVYNNGSVGWCLDSITGSSYSFYSTNGGVAAFGGPTPITLVSNFRSGAYSNSGLNSFFVSPIGTESHYVEHGTATLRITSTFGDLTSLGALTSPGNSYQQVIPMAAIASTDSIYPVRGFVNGSFSYLTFIANATGGTSTPYAFKSNDLGATWTQLNQSSLALPAPAYPTDPVPSYTSALGFFATSTGGDKLHNFVNIEGDGLKRYMSVDNGATWTLLEAIPLTSE, from the coding sequence ATGAAACGATATTATTCTATTCTAATATTACTTTCTCTTTTGAACTGTTATAAATTCCAAGAGAGCGCTCTCGATCCTACGGGAACGTTCAGCATTCTACGGACTTTTTTTTCCGGGTCGACCGGTTATACGAATTTTATGATGAATCAATACGGCGCCTTTAAGGGAGCCGGGTTGGACATCTACGTTTCGTATGTAAAAAGAAACTTCGGAGCGGACAGCCCGAAGAATCGAATCGATCTGATCATTGCGGATTCTCAGACGACTACGATGATTCCGACGAACGTACCTATGACCGGTTCTCAGATTACGAGTATGGTGGGATACGGATATACCGCCGGTAACTCTACCAATAAATTCGCGATTCTGTTCGAAGTGAACGACTTCGGTTCCTATCAATATTACTATTGGGTCGGTTCCGCGCTTCCTTCTTCCGGAAGTAGAATGACCTTTACGCCGTTTACTCCTCCGGTTGCGGGCGTTCCGATCGTAGGTTTCGGTCCGTTTAACGTGGGCGCTGTGGAAAAACTCGTCTTCTGTCAGAAGTTGGGAGCGAGCACTCCTACCTGTTACAATACGAACAGCGATTTTACGAACTTACAAACGATCGCCGGTCCGGTTCCGACCTCTTGTACGACCGTGTACAATAACGGTTCCGTGGGTTGGTGTTTGGATTCGATTACGGGAAGCAGTTATTCGTTCTATTCAACGAACGGCGGGGTTGCGGCCTTTGGGGGACCGACTCCGATTACGCTGGTTTCCAACTTTAGATCGGGTGCGTATTCGAATTCGGGTTTGAACAGTTTTTTCGTTTCTCCGATCGGAACCGAATCGCATTACGTCGAACACGGGACCGCAACCTTGAGAATCACTTCCACGTTCGGAGATTTGACTTCTTTGGGCGCGTTGACTTCTCCCGGAAACTCGTATCAACAAGTGATCCCGATGGCCGCGATCGCGAGCACCGATTCCATCTATCCCGTTCGCGGTTTTGTAAACGGTTCCTTTTCATATCTTACGTTTATAGCAAACGCAACCGGTGGAACCAGCACTCCGTATGCGTTTAAGAGCAACGACTTGGGAGCCACTTGGACTCAACTCAACCAGAGTAGTCTTGCGTTACCCGCGCCCGCGTATCCGACGGATCCCGTGCCGAGTTATACGTCCGCTCTCGGTTTTTTTGCGACGAGTACGGGCGGGGACAAACTGCATAACTTCGTGAACATCGAGGGGGACGGTTTGAAACGTTATATGTCCGTGGACAACGGAGCGACTTGGACTTTGCTCGAAGCGATTCCGCTCACTTCCGAATAA
- a CDS encoding DUF309 domain-containing protein, which yields MKFDPEIVELFEHITATNDPELTIDFAYQNAERLFHEGKYFEAHEVLEFQWKKDFGPRKTFLQGLIQLSVSLHKIYVKPNGRGSRMQAEKAKEKFESLLHSSALNGLGKKETLDLLADLDGILGLYDGDELHPERVSAFRIPRIPKDWRELFRG from the coding sequence TTGAAATTTGATCCGGAGATCGTAGAACTTTTCGAACATATCACCGCGACGAACGATCCCGAGCTTACGATCGACTTCGCTTATCAAAACGCGGAACGGTTGTTTCACGAGGGAAAATATTTCGAGGCGCACGAGGTTTTGGAGTTTCAGTGGAAAAAGGATTTCGGTCCGAGAAAAACTTTTTTGCAGGGGCTCATTCAACTTTCAGTTTCGCTTCACAAAATCTACGTGAAACCGAACGGACGGGGCTCTAGGATGCAGGCGGAAAAGGCCAAGGAAAAATTCGAATCCCTTCTACATTCTTCCGCATTAAACGGACTTGGGAAGAAGGAAACGTTAGACTTGCTTGCCGATCTGGACGGAATTTTAGGTCTTTACGACGGAGACGAACTTCATCCGGAAAGAGTTTCTGCTTTCAGGATTCCGAGGATTCCGAAAGATTGGCGGGAATTATTCAGGGGCTGA
- a CDS encoding alpha/beta fold hydrolase, which produces MGEIENGFFQSGGYNLSYKIHKNGKKEAILLFHGFQDASDTFLYQFPFLSEHFDIYRFDYRGHGDSDWLREGNYHFIQTLVDVKTFVSKFLPEKFHILGHSMGGGIGARFAGIYPERIQSVVCLEGFMSIQTPEFEKKRLKVWLDTLENNEVGTKDRKNKSFSSLDELTLRLKPIYPRLDLEKVRDLASYLSKKTDGGFQWKNDPLYKRGFPFVFSPYLTRYLWESIASPTMIIYGKETHLMPENREEILSHFKFLEYVEMENAGHNMHHDQPEKLKELLYDFYGRHGFISKT; this is translated from the coding sequence ATGGGCGAAATCGAAAACGGTTTTTTTCAATCCGGCGGATACAATCTTTCCTATAAGATCCACAAAAACGGAAAAAAGGAAGCGATCCTTCTTTTTCACGGATTTCAGGACGCATCCGATACGTTTCTCTATCAGTTTCCGTTTCTATCGGAACATTTCGATATATATCGATTTGATTATAGAGGTCACGGAGATTCAGATTGGCTTCGGGAAGGAAATTATCATTTCATCCAAACCCTCGTGGACGTAAAGACGTTCGTCTCCAAGTTTCTTCCGGAAAAGTTTCACATCTTAGGACATTCCATGGGCGGAGGAATCGGAGCGCGGTTCGCGGGAATTTATCCCGAACGAATCCAAAGCGTCGTTTGTCTCGAGGGTTTTATGTCGATCCAAACCCCCGAGTTCGAAAAAAAACGTCTCAAGGTTTGGCTCGACACTTTGGAAAACAACGAGGTGGGAACCAAGGATCGGAAGAATAAAAGTTTTTCGAGTCTCGACGAATTGACTCTTCGTTTAAAACCGATTTATCCGAGATTGGATTTGGAAAAGGTTCGAGATTTGGCAAGTTATCTTTCCAAAAAAACGGACGGAGGCTTTCAATGGAAAAACGATCCTCTCTACAAAAGGGGTTTTCCATTCGTGTTTTCTCCGTATTTAACGAGATATCTTTGGGAATCGATCGCGTCTCCGACCATGATTATCTACGGAAAAGAAACACATCTGATGCCGGAGAATCGAGAGGAGATTCTTTCCCATTTTAAATTTTTGGAATACGTTGAAATGGAGAATGCGGGTCACAACATGCACCACGATCAACCCGAAAAACTCAAAGAATTGTTATACGACTTTTACGGAAGACACGGTTTTATTTCCAAGACCTGA
- the serA gene encoding phosphoglycerate dehydrogenase has translation MISFPKDKINVLLLENVHQDAFNLFKKDGFNVRLLPAAFSEKELLNEIENVHVLGIRSKTNVTAPVLEKAKRLLTIGCFCIGTNQVNLTEAEKKGIPVFNAPYSNTRSVAELVISEVIMLARRVPDHIRNTHSGIWNKISKNCFEVRGKTIGIVGYGHIGSQVSVLAEAMGMKVIYYDVQTVLPLGNATPVESYQELLRNSDFISFHVPETPQTMNLYGKKEIEVTKKGAYMINLSRGKVVDLEALAEAIKSGHIAGAGIDVFPEEPESNNDPFLTPMQNLPNVILTPHIGGSTEEAQKNIGSEVASKLLKFVNNGSTTFSVNFPNLEITPLPSGHYRILNVHKNQPGFLKDINSMVSEIGANISSQHLGTSAEIGYLSMVIDKSVGDELKEKIEKHPFSIKTRILY, from the coding sequence ATGATTTCATTTCCAAAAGATAAGATCAACGTCCTCCTTCTCGAAAACGTCCACCAAGACGCGTTCAATCTATTCAAGAAAGACGGTTTTAACGTCCGTCTTCTTCCTGCGGCTTTTTCGGAAAAAGAGCTCTTGAATGAAATCGAAAACGTTCACGTTTTGGGAATCCGAAGCAAGACCAACGTGACCGCGCCCGTTTTGGAAAAAGCGAAACGTCTTTTGACGATCGGTTGTTTTTGTATCGGGACCAACCAAGTGAATCTAACCGAAGCCGAAAAAAAAGGAATTCCGGTTTTCAACGCGCCGTATTCCAACACTCGTTCCGTCGCGGAACTCGTGATCTCCGAAGTCATCATGCTCGCAAGAAGGGTTCCCGATCATATTCGAAACACACATTCCGGAATCTGGAATAAGATTTCCAAAAACTGTTTCGAGGTTCGCGGAAAAACGATCGGAATCGTAGGATACGGTCATATCGGAAGTCAGGTTTCCGTTCTCGCGGAAGCGATGGGAATGAAAGTCATTTACTATGACGTGCAGACCGTTCTTCCCCTCGGAAACGCGACCCCGGTGGAAAGTTATCAAGAACTTTTAAGAAACTCGGACTTCATCTCGTTTCACGTTCCCGAAACACCGCAGACGATGAATCTCTACGGAAAGAAAGAAATCGAAGTCACCAAAAAAGGCGCTTATATGATCAATCTTTCCCGAGGAAAGGTCGTGGATCTTGAAGCCCTTGCCGAAGCGATCAAGTCCGGTCATATCGCGGGTGCGGGAATCGACGTATTCCCCGAAGAACCCGAATCGAACAACGATCCCTTCTTAACTCCGATGCAGAATTTGCCTAACGTGATTCTGACTCCTCATATCGGGGGAAGTACGGAAGAAGCACAAAAGAATATCGGTTCCGAAGTCGCGAGCAAGTTACTCAAATTCGTAAACAACGGTTCCACGACCTTCTCCGTAAATTTTCCGAATTTGGAAATCACTCCTTTGCCTTCCGGTCATTATAGAATTTTGAACGTTCACAAAAACCAACCCGGCTTTTTGAAGGATATCAACTCCATGGTTTCCGAAATCGGAGCGAACATCAGCTCGCAACACTTAGGGACCAGTGCGGAAATCGGTTATCTTTCTATGGTGATCGACAAATCCGTGGGAGACGAGTTGAAGGAAAAAATCGAAAAACACCCGTTTTCGATCAAAACTCGGATTCTTTACTGA
- a CDS encoding tetratricopeptide repeat protein yields the protein MAEANSTPLSEAELEQVRSILQPLSKNPDISEELNPMLSVFRQKMGYGSQMPSSDDEEETPSDEPTAEADEDGDFDDESPEPARPQKPPTKVFEDDDIDLDELLSEPGQGASSPSSDDFSFGEESPAPSAEADPFGDFGMDAEPSPAASDDSDPFGDFGVPEETPASSSDNFSFDEGPTPSTEASDPFAGLDEMTGGAPSAESDPFAGMGDTSSDADPFGGTDFGSEPMDDFASTPSAPSGDADPFADMDSFTSTPEASSDDSDPFAGMGGLDSPSGGDDFGMSAEPSGGGDSFDDFMSSEPTPSGGGDDDFFSQPMDSGPSSAETDPFADFGDLGSPAGQDPFSDLASSAQVSEDPFADFVPSTEEDTLSDIPAGADSSFDSFSPDLDSDSGGDFDSGSSFGLEADLQGLASEEKQEIDKGLKDEELAIIQKEILRYPPTLRRAVIDAIVQDRLTPRDQKGLLELIKIESSPEEIADFLSGVLGETISISQRTSGFSKDGVPIISTDPLYTKEGLQRQKKAIRRTILGIAATIFLVVGGTLFYRNFIIPNQAAQYYDQGLTLIREAGAYPKNSEARKKKFFEAEESFAKGENILPNHLKYLNLYGVEYTRVEEYDRAFEKLFGKVSPDFGAGGEEPSSNAWDKREKVPIITLAKGQIWDNAKLPLAGKIGNENRMILVAQDGIQRKIMKAGAYIVMRLEKQIHDNPTYRNLGRFHSSIMPSFTESSLGGGKYKNDQLAINFYKQVYTDGNEPYDEESTAGIAKVYYNRREFGKAASFYNKIVEIDPSSPVGQGGLLSTYIEMWKEDGNPQFVINHHRQIKNNLDIEKKLSLHVLSKLASFYTDLNKKELRIRYNINPVDQVSGMEVNDNALEILDLIYHKTEEDPVTGVEIDGADYAEGYYQRGRYFASIKESIQARRFFEKAATLDPAHYLASTELAENAIRLANFGEADKLLNESLKRFENYKQGYGAREEDETLIQGNVGRIYFDKARIQYLSAAGIHEKDKITEFPGRKIYPFRARTAMDAVAKTRSMELKNSLDGFSKAESVQSDENEFTLIRRWRTPLPSGIQRELRYFKGWVDYMSGDFAASLNEWSGFEDEDEYNHSTLLMGKANAFFYTGQYKASLGNYLKVQDDMEEKLLNMGLPKPDDPYHQEVYQTLVAAYNNIGAVYEKQGNTAEALKHYWKAIETARKINEVSEIAMSNKDLMFKKEAIGQDPLLEDWLSPTLDSVKKLARE from the coding sequence ATGGCAGAGGCGAATTCTACCCCACTTAGCGAAGCGGAATTAGAACAAGTTCGTTCTATTCTCCAGCCTCTATCCAAGAACCCGGATATTTCGGAAGAATTGAATCCGATGCTTTCCGTTTTCCGTCAGAAGATGGGTTACGGATCGCAAATGCCTTCCTCCGACGACGAGGAAGAAACCCCATCCGACGAGCCGACCGCAGAAGCGGACGAAGACGGAGATTTCGACGATGAATCTCCCGAACCGGCCCGACCGCAAAAACCTCCGACAAAGGTTTTTGAAGACGACGATATCGACTTAGACGAACTTTTATCAGAACCGGGACAAGGCGCGTCCTCTCCTTCTTCCGACGATTTTTCATTCGGGGAAGAATCTCCCGCGCCGAGCGCGGAGGCCGATCCTTTCGGAGATTTCGGAATGGATGCGGAACCTTCTCCGGCCGCATCGGATGATTCCGATCCGTTTGGAGATTTTGGAGTTCCTGAAGAAACTCCCGCTTCTTCTTCCGACAATTTTTCCTTTGACGAAGGTCCTACTCCGAGCACGGAAGCCTCCGATCCATTTGCCGGTTTAGACGAGATGACCGGTGGAGCTCCTTCCGCAGAATCCGATCCGTTTGCGGGAATGGGAGATACGAGTTCCGACGCGGACCCGTTTGGAGGAACCGACTTTGGAAGCGAACCGATGGACGATTTCGCGTCCACTCCATCCGCTCCTTCCGGAGACGCAGATCCTTTCGCGGATATGGATTCCTTTACGTCCACTCCCGAAGCCTCGTCGGATGATTCCGATCCGTTTGCGGGAATGGGAGGACTGGATTCTCCAAGCGGCGGAGACGATTTCGGAATGTCCGCAGAACCATCCGGCGGCGGAGATTCTTTTGACGACTTCATGTCCTCCGAGCCCACTCCATCCGGCGGCGGAGACGACGATTTTTTCAGTCAACCGATGGACTCCGGTCCTTCTTCCGCGGAAACCGATCCGTTTGCCGACTTCGGCGATTTAGGTTCTCCCGCGGGACAGGATCCGTTTTCGGATCTTGCTTCTTCCGCTCAGGTTTCGGAAGATCCGTTTGCGGACTTCGTTCCTTCCACAGAAGAAGATACGTTATCCGACATCCCGGCCGGAGCGGATTCTTCCTTTGATTCCTTTAGCCCCGATCTGGATTCCGATAGCGGCGGGGATTTCGATTCCGGAAGTTCTTTCGGTCTCGAAGCGGATTTACAAGGTCTTGCGAGCGAAGAAAAACAGGAAATCGACAAGGGACTCAAAGACGAAGAACTCGCGATCATTCAAAAGGAAATTCTCAGATACCCGCCCACCCTGCGTCGTGCGGTCATCGACGCGATCGTTCAAGATCGCCTAACGCCGAGAGATCAAAAGGGTTTATTAGAACTTATTAAAATAGAAAGTTCTCCGGAGGAAATCGCCGATTTTCTTTCGGGGGTTCTCGGCGAAACGATTTCTATTTCGCAAAGAACGAGCGGATTCTCCAAAGACGGGGTTCCGATCATTTCCACCGATCCTCTTTATACAAAGGAAGGATTACAAAGACAAAAGAAAGCGATCCGAAGAACGATTCTCGGAATCGCGGCGACGATCTTTCTCGTGGTCGGCGGAACGTTATTTTATAGAAACTTCATCATCCCGAATCAAGCGGCTCAATATTACGATCAAGGTTTGACCTTGATCCGCGAAGCCGGGGCTTATCCGAAAAACAGCGAGGCTCGGAAGAAAAAATTTTTCGAAGCGGAAGAATCCTTCGCAAAGGGAGAAAACATTCTTCCGAACCATCTGAAATATTTGAATCTCTACGGCGTGGAATACACGCGCGTCGAAGAATACGATCGTGCCTTTGAAAAACTTTTCGGCAAAGTGAGCCCCGATTTCGGCGCGGGCGGCGAAGAACCCTCCTCCAACGCTTGGGATAAACGCGAGAAGGTTCCCATCATCACTCTTGCCAAAGGTCAGATTTGGGACAACGCCAAACTTCCGTTAGCCGGTAAGATCGGAAACGAAAACAGAATGATTCTCGTGGCTCAGGACGGGATTCAAAGAAAAATCATGAAAGCGGGCGCTTATATCGTGATGCGTTTGGAAAAACAAATCCACGACAACCCGACTTACAGAAACCTGGGAAGATTCCATTCTTCCATCATGCCTTCGTTCACCGAATCCTCGTTAGGCGGCGGTAAATACAAAAACGACCAGCTCGCGATCAACTTTTACAAACAGGTTTATACGGACGGAAACGAACCGTATGACGAGGAATCCACCGCGGGAATCGCAAAGGTTTATTACAACCGAAGAGAATTCGGCAAAGCCGCGTCCTTTTACAATAAGATCGTTGAAATCGATCCTTCTAGCCCGGTCGGCCAAGGCGGACTTCTTTCCACTTATATCGAAATGTGGAAAGAGGACGGAAATCCTCAGTTCGTCATCAACCATCACAGACAGATCAAAAACAATCTGGACATCGAAAAGAAACTTTCGTTGCACGTTCTTTCCAAACTCGCTTCGTTTTATACGGACTTGAATAAAAAGGAACTAAGAATTCGTTACAATATCAACCCGGTCGATCAGGTTTCCGGAATGGAAGTCAACGACAACGCGCTCGAAATTCTGGATCTAATCTATCATAAAACCGAAGAAGATCCGGTGACCGGCGTGGAAATCGACGGCGCGGATTACGCGGAAGGTTATTATCAAAGAGGAAGATACTTCGCTTCGATCAAAGAATCGATTCAAGCCAGAAGATTCTTCGAAAAGGCCGCAACCTTAGATCCGGCGCATTATCTCGCGTCGACGGAACTCGCAGAAAACGCGATCCGACTCGCGAACTTCGGGGAAGCGGACAAATTGTTAAACGAATCCCTCAAACGTTTCGAGAACTACAAACAGGGTTACGGAGCGAGAGAAGAAGACGAAACGTTGATCCAAGGAAACGTCGGTCGTATTTATTTCGATAAGGCGAGAATTCAATATCTATCCGCGGCCGGAATTCACGAAAAGGATAAGATCACCGAATTTCCGGGCCGCAAGATTTATCCGTTCCGCGCGAGAACCGCGATGGACGCCGTCGCAAAAACGAGATCGATGGAACTTAAAAATTCTTTGGACGGTTTTTCCAAAGCGGAATCGGTTCAAAGCGACGAAAACGAATTTACGTTGATCCGAAGATGGAGAACCCCTCTTCCGTCCGGAATTCAAAGAGAACTTCGTTACTTCAAAGGTTGGGTGGATTATATGAGCGGAGACTTTGCCGCCTCTCTCAACGAATGGTCCGGTTTTGAAGACGAGGACGAATACAATCATTCCACTCTTTTGATGGGAAAGGCGAACGCATTCTTTTATACGGGTCAGTATAAGGCCAGTCTCGGAAATTATCTGAAAGTCCAAGACGACATGGAAGAAAAACTTCTAAACATGGGTCTTCCGAAACCCGACGATCCGTATCACCAGGAAGTCTATCAGACGTTAGTCGCCGCTTACAACAACATAGGCGCCGTCTACGAAAAACAGGGAAATACCGCGGAAGCTTTGAAACACTATTGGAAGGCGATCGAAACCGCAAGAAAAATCAACGAGGTTTCGGAGATCGCGATGTCCAACAAGGATCTTATGTTCAAAAAAGAAGCCATCGGACAGGATCCGCTTCTCGAAGACTGGCTTTCCCCGACGCTCGACAGCGTAAAGAAGTTGGCGAGAGAATAG
- a CDS encoding aldo/keto reductase, translating into MTQSDPFQVLYQRDVLKGASDLQATKEYSENSPLIRNVADKDQILNPYFEFRGRILSRIAFGCYRVGLESPEHEDAMELSFTEGFNVIDTSSNYGNGESESLVGKVLRKKIQKGELKRENVFIVTKAGYIQGRNLQIVTELEKENREFPEITYYSEGCYHCIHPLFLEDQLERSLKRLGLETVDVFLLHNPEYFLMDREKHNVPKEKAAEQYYERIKNAFRFLEQKRKEGKIVYYGISSNTFPEDPEKYTATSLNKILKIANEIQKELGLKESGFAVVQFPGNLLESGFLESKFEGKNLISIIRENGLLPLVNRPLNAISEAGSIRRLAYDPSKKSEDVLKLLREELNGIYEREQNLLSILAQGSYKYTFRSVTEPYLDQFQNQDHLGQFLERTVIPIVQQLVSQVEKVGGVETQSEYIEVLNRALPILERYVLQKNVQDKSELYEKILTYYPQYKGWNLSSVALHLLHSSLGEGVVLLGMRRTEYVENAIRSFAAPASEIQPKDWKRFEI; encoded by the coding sequence ATGACTCAATCCGATCCATTCCAAGTTCTTTATCAACGGGACGTACTGAAAGGAGCATCCGATCTCCAAGCTACGAAAGAATATTCGGAAAATTCTCCCTTGATTCGAAACGTCGCGGACAAGGACCAGATTCTAAATCCGTATTTCGAATTTCGAGGAAGAATTCTTTCCCGAATCGCGTTCGGATGTTATCGAGTCGGACTCGAATCTCCCGAACACGAAGACGCGATGGAACTTTCTTTTACGGAAGGGTTCAACGTGATCGATACTTCTTCGAATTACGGAAACGGAGAAAGCGAAAGTTTAGTGGGAAAGGTTCTCCGAAAAAAAATCCAAAAGGGAGAATTAAAACGCGAGAACGTTTTTATTGTCACCAAAGCGGGTTATATCCAGGGAAGAAATCTTCAGATCGTAACCGAACTCGAAAAAGAGAACCGCGAATTTCCGGAGATCACGTATTATTCAGAAGGATGTTACCATTGCATTCATCCTTTGTTTTTGGAGGATCAACTCGAACGATCCCTCAAACGTCTCGGGCTTGAAACCGTGGACGTGTTTCTGCTTCACAACCCGGAATACTTTTTGATGGACCGAGAGAAGCATAACGTGCCCAAGGAAAAGGCCGCCGAACAATATTACGAAAGAATCAAGAACGCTTTCCGTTTTCTGGAACAAAAAAGAAAGGAAGGAAAGATCGTTTACTACGGAATTTCCTCCAATACCTTTCCGGAAGATCCGGAAAAATACACGGCCACTTCGCTTAACAAAATTTTGAAAATCGCGAATGAGATTCAAAAAGAACTCGGTTTGAAAGAATCCGGTTTTGCTGTCGTTCAGTTTCCGGGAAATCTTTTGGAAAGCGGTTTTCTCGAATCGAAGTTCGAAGGAAAAAATCTGATCTCCATCATCCGAGAGAATGGTCTTTTGCCTCTCGTCAATCGTCCGTTAAACGCCATCTCCGAAGCGGGAAGCATTCGCAGACTTGCATACGATCCTTCCAAAAAAAGCGAGGACGTTTTAAAACTTCTCAGGGAAGAATTGAACGGAATCTACGAACGGGAACAAAACCTTCTTTCCATCTTAGCCCAAGGTTCGTATAAATATACGTTTCGAAGCGTGACCGAACCGTATTTGGATCAGTTTCAAAATCAGGATCATCTGGGTCAGTTTTTGGAAAGAACCGTGATTCCGATCGTTCAACAACTCGTTTCTCAAGTGGAAAAAGTAGGCGGGGTGGAAACCCAAAGCGAATACATCGAGGTTTTAAACAGAGCGCTTCCGATTTTGGAGCGGTATGTCCTTCAGAAAAACGTTCAGGACAAAAGCGAACTGTATGAGAAAATTCTAACATACTATCCTCAGTACAAAGGCTGGAATCTTTCTTCGGTGGCTCTTCATTTACTCCATTCTTCCTTGGGAGAAGGGGTCGTACTTCTGGGTATGAGAAGAACGGAATACGTTGAGAACGCGATTCGGTCCTTTGCCGCTCCCGCGAGCGAGATTCAACCGAAGGATTGGAAACGTTTTGAAATTTGA
- a CDS encoding PaaI family thioesterase encodes MNPFSTMPEANTKEFTEYFQAEDRFSSKIGYKILSASEGKSEYELTVDESFYNPVKIVHGGALFAAMDSSAGAAMASWIRASELKYKFMATAAAEIKYLKKVLGGTLKVTSEITDQKRSVVKLVSKAFDEEGDLVAELYSTWVVKLEN; translated from the coding sequence ATGAACCCATTCTCAACTATGCCGGAAGCGAACACAAAAGAGTTCACCGAGTATTTTCAAGCAGAAGACAGATTCTCCAGTAAGATCGGATATAAAATCCTCTCCGCGAGCGAAGGGAAAAGCGAATACGAACTTACGGTCGACGAATCCTTTTACAATCCGGTCAAGATCGTTCACGGGGGCGCGCTTTTTGCGGCTATGGATAGTTCCGCGGGCGCTGCCATGGCTTCTTGGATCCGAGCCTCGGAATTGAAGTATAAGTTTATGGCGACCGCGGCGGCCGAAATCAAATACCTCAAAAAAGTATTGGGCGGCACCTTGAAGGTTACGAGCGAGATCACGGACCAAAAACGTTCCGTGGTAAAGCTCGTTTCCAAGGCCTTCGACGAAGAAGGCGATCTGGTTGCGGAACTTTACTCGACTTGGGTCGTTAAATTAGAGAATTAG